One region of Coraliomargarita parva genomic DNA includes:
- a CDS encoding helix-turn-helix transcriptional regulator — translation MPATHSWDFFTNHAQVFFYLSRDPEQPLRTVALDIGITERAVQRIVADLEEAGYLSRERVGRRNRYRIHPERKLRHPLQSHCSIGQVMQVVHPRQSIRTMDYRFDVGGHGSEI, via the coding sequence ATGCCCGCCACTCATTCATGGGATTTTTTTACCAACCACGCACAGGTGTTCTTCTATCTTTCGCGCGATCCGGAGCAGCCCTTGCGTACGGTCGCCTTGGATATCGGGATTACCGAGCGGGCGGTGCAGCGGATTGTGGCAGATCTGGAGGAAGCCGGCTACTTGAGCCGGGAGCGGGTGGGCCGCCGCAATCGCTACCGGATTCACCCGGAGCGCAAGTTAAGGCATCCCCTGCAATCGCACTGCAGTATCGGCCAGGTGATGCAGGTCGTCCACCCCCGGCAGTCGATACGTACCATGGATTACCGCTTCGATGTGGGAGGGCATGGGTCCGAAATTTGA
- a CDS encoding intermembrane phospholipid transport protein YdbH family protein — translation MHGTGLNRLIRLVLIGFILLGLGLFLCLWQLPSLLQWALQPYLQARQAQCAIERIGLSLQGFEVQMAWYREPGLELEQLQLSGTWLSLAQPSLPTVLDVRCARVLWHLPDGEAAEPGSADLTATIENLLSGLPAQVAQVSALMGELPALMLTLDLSELELRRGEQTIPVALRADLEHLPAGVTSLVLELTGAGFHTGVMLKRIADEPRLGVDYTLGIEDIPGFLDRMIPGWEASLLEEGVELYFDPIDGHSGMMEASGYLRWSGATPEELMLTLLANTGPLEFFAPEADGRSPGTGLGLALSAPRKFRVYLDLPFDSLRYRGWNPGEAHGGVTLSDHGLGLVFTAETNRISLEQTGGRRFDALEGTGSFLAEVTTPKLDASLLRALTGAKFEGWIMDAGAEAAMTLQLEDWKLNDLTGHGAVVLRSGKTEALALESVQASFKLDAFSGDFPSGAMELKAGKIDAAGAVIDDMQSRIRIEDTGEVYMDGLETSILGGRLEVEPLHFSIQPQSWEIDSQVRLDQIDLDALASMVPQFKGRVQGRVSGSLDLAWRDGLILAGGNLRLPSEQSTAHLSYPVEGLLTGGMSPQSSGYEQYRMAEKALGDLTISRFDLQFFPGGSEHKPVQLKFVGESLQDNTRVPLDFTLNVNAQDTTRLLRLLQVMQQGDLQFSY, via the coding sequence ATGCATGGAACAGGGCTGAACCGACTCATTCGACTGGTCTTGATCGGATTCATACTTTTGGGTCTTGGCCTGTTTCTTTGCCTCTGGCAACTGCCGAGCCTATTACAATGGGCGCTCCAGCCTTACCTCCAGGCACGGCAAGCCCAGTGCGCTATCGAGCGTATCGGCCTGAGCCTGCAGGGGTTTGAAGTGCAGATGGCTTGGTATCGTGAGCCTGGACTGGAACTGGAACAGTTGCAGTTGTCCGGTACTTGGTTATCGCTTGCACAGCCCTCGCTTCCGACGGTTCTGGATGTTCGGTGTGCCCGTGTGCTGTGGCATCTTCCGGATGGGGAGGCCGCCGAGCCAGGTTCCGCAGACTTGACCGCTACTATCGAAAACTTGTTGTCCGGCTTGCCGGCACAGGTTGCCCAGGTCTCTGCCCTGATGGGGGAGTTGCCTGCCCTGATGTTGACGCTTGATCTATCGGAGCTGGAGTTGCGGAGGGGAGAGCAAACGATCCCGGTTGCGCTTCGGGCAGATTTGGAGCATCTACCGGCAGGTGTCACGAGCCTCGTGCTTGAACTGACGGGGGCTGGTTTTCATACGGGGGTTATGCTCAAGCGGATTGCAGATGAGCCGCGTCTTGGGGTGGACTATACGCTCGGCATTGAAGACATCCCGGGCTTTTTGGACCGTATGATTCCGGGATGGGAAGCATCCTTACTCGAAGAGGGGGTCGAATTGTATTTTGACCCAATCGATGGGCATAGCGGCATGATGGAGGCCTCTGGGTACCTCCGCTGGTCGGGAGCAACTCCCGAGGAACTCATGCTTACATTGCTCGCGAACACAGGTCCGCTTGAGTTTTTTGCCCCGGAGGCGGATGGGCGATCGCCGGGGACCGGCTTGGGCCTGGCATTATCCGCACCGCGCAAGTTTCGGGTGTATCTCGACCTGCCATTCGATTCGTTACGTTACCGGGGCTGGAATCCGGGAGAAGCACATGGTGGTGTCACGCTCTCGGACCACGGTCTGGGGCTCGTCTTTACGGCGGAAACGAATCGTATCTCGCTCGAACAAACTGGAGGCCGTCGATTCGATGCCTTGGAAGGAACGGGGAGTTTTCTGGCTGAAGTGACGACACCGAAGCTTGATGCAAGCCTACTGCGTGCGCTGACCGGGGCGAAGTTTGAAGGCTGGATCATGGATGCGGGAGCCGAGGCGGCAATGACCTTGCAGCTCGAAGATTGGAAGCTCAATGACCTGACGGGGCATGGGGCGGTCGTCTTGCGTTCGGGGAAGACGGAGGCACTTGCCCTTGAGTCCGTGCAGGCCTCATTTAAACTGGATGCTTTCTCCGGAGACTTCCCTTCGGGGGCTATGGAATTGAAGGCGGGAAAGATTGATGCCGCCGGGGCTGTTATTGATGACATGCAAAGCCGTATTCGTATCGAGGATACCGGTGAAGTTTACATGGACGGCTTGGAAACCTCGATTCTCGGTGGTCGTCTGGAAGTGGAGCCCCTTCATTTTTCGATTCAGCCGCAGTCATGGGAGATCGACTCGCAGGTCCGTCTGGATCAAATCGATCTCGATGCGCTAGCCAGCATGGTTCCCCAGTTTAAGGGACGGGTTCAAGGTCGGGTCAGCGGGAGTCTTGACTTGGCCTGGCGGGACGGACTGATCCTGGCAGGAGGCAACCTTCGTCTTCCGTCCGAACAGTCAACTGCGCATCTCTCGTATCCTGTCGAGGGCTTGCTGACAGGTGGAATGAGCCCGCAATCTTCAGGCTATGAGCAATACCGTATGGCTGAAAAGGCTTTGGGGGATCTCACGATCTCACGCTTCGATCTGCAGTTCTTTCCAGGGGGGAGCGAGCACAAGCCGGTCCAGCTGAAGTTTGTCGGTGAATCACTCCAGGACAACACCCGGGTCCCGCTTGATTTCACCCTGAATGTGAATGCGCAGGATACGACCCGTCTCCTACGCTTGCTCCAAGTGATGCAGCAGGGCGACCTGCAGTTCAGTTACTGA
- a CDS encoding GxxExxY protein, producing MSEDTTLIFKDECYAIIGSCMRVHSDKGNGFLEPVYQECLEIDFELEGIGFVPQATLQLEYRGRELKHHYKPDFFVFDQIILEIKAVKKLTDEHRSQVLNYLSATGYPLGLLVNFGAYGRLEWERIANTK from the coding sequence ATGAGTGAAGATACGACTCTGATTTTTAAGGATGAGTGTTATGCCATCATTGGTTCTTGCATGCGGGTGCATTCGGATAAGGGCAATGGCTTCCTTGAGCCGGTTTATCAGGAATGTTTGGAGATCGATTTTGAGCTCGAAGGCATCGGATTCGTGCCACAAGCGACGCTCCAGCTCGAATATCGAGGCCGCGAGCTAAAGCACCACTACAAGCCTGATTTCTTCGTTTTTGATCAAATCATTCTAGAAATAAAGGCAGTCAAGAAATTGACCGACGAACATCGCTCTCAGGTTCTCAACTACCTGTCAGCTACTGGCTATCCGTTGGGCTTGCTGGTCAATTTCGGAGCCTACGGTCGACTCGAATGGGAGCGTATCGCCAACACCAAATAA
- a CDS encoding efflux RND transporter permease subunit: MIRWFTQNGVAANLLAGIVIVAGLFIARTVKLELFPELDLDIVSVAVPYPGAAPEEVETGIVELIEDRIQDVDGIKKITGTAGEGYGSLAIEVERGYDVTEIRDKIKTRVDAITNFPEEAEEPTVEEILLRNEVISLAIYGDTDLKTLKNIAESARDELSIREDLTQVDIKGIADYEISINVSEKTLRRYGLSFAQVVQAVRSSSVDIPGGTIKSRGGEILLRTTGKSYTGPEFADIPVITRNNGTIIRLGDIAEIDDGFVDDPLITNFNSKRAVVLSIFAVGDESVLDIAKRVRKFADDFEAQLPSGIQIEPFRDLTYYLKGRLQMLIQNGIFGLMLVFAVLTLFLRPSLAIFVILGIPISFLGALLFLPGLNISINLASLFGFILVLGIVVDDAIIVGESVFTQFQKHGGPGVEASVAGTHKVSIPVTFAVLTTIVAFLPILTIPGFLGKFFFPIPVVVIATLIWSLIESKLVLPYHLTLCRVGGGDREKLGWLRRQQRRIADGLERLIEKYYRPFVRLVIRFRYATVATFIGILMLMIGMLAGRHMPFVFFPEVPSDYIVASLVMPEGTPFELTEKAIRQMESGLDELIEEIKKEGHGEPFQNVIITLGSQPFGSSGGPMGTSVTQTKSNIGEIVVELIKREDLAGGGDIETLSAPNLANRWRERIGPIAGAKELTFNANAAGGAGSPIDIQLSGRDFAQLQAASEAIKAKLATYEGLYDIRDNYSSGKREIQLDIKAAAQALGLRQSDLGNQVRAAFYGVEAQRIQRGRDDIKVMVRYPPEERRSVENLDELRIRTPEGKEVPFEAVADFDIDDGFSTITRVDRRRVLNITANADKNVADLVLIKADLRGDDEAHGYLRQIMKDYPGVSWSFEGEAREQADIFANLKYMTLIALFIIYALLAVPLKSYIQPFIVMIVIPFGLIGAIGGHFLMGQSMSILSILGFVALAGVVVNDSLVLVDFINQERAAGMPIRKAIEEAGAMRFRPIVLTSLTTFVGLLPLLFETSLQAQFLIPMATSLSFGVLFATAMTLLLVPAFYSILEDIHDLAGKAWKAIRNGLGR; this comes from the coding sequence ATGATTCGCTGGTTCACACAAAACGGCGTTGCCGCCAACCTGCTTGCCGGGATTGTGATCGTGGCCGGGCTTTTCATTGCCCGCACGGTCAAGCTCGAGCTCTTTCCCGAGCTCGACCTTGACATCGTGAGTGTCGCCGTGCCCTACCCCGGGGCGGCCCCCGAAGAAGTGGAAACCGGCATTGTCGAGTTGATTGAAGACCGCATCCAGGATGTTGACGGGATCAAGAAGATCACCGGCACCGCAGGGGAAGGCTACGGCTCGCTAGCCATCGAAGTGGAGCGCGGTTACGATGTCACCGAGATACGGGACAAGATCAAGACACGGGTCGATGCCATCACGAATTTCCCGGAAGAAGCCGAGGAACCTACGGTCGAAGAAATCCTCCTCCGCAACGAGGTCATCTCCCTAGCCATTTACGGCGATACCGACCTGAAAACACTCAAGAACATCGCGGAAAGCGCACGGGACGAGTTGAGCATACGCGAGGACCTGACGCAGGTGGATATCAAAGGCATCGCCGACTACGAGATCTCCATCAATGTGTCCGAGAAGACCTTGCGGCGCTACGGTCTTAGCTTCGCCCAAGTGGTACAGGCGGTCCGTTCGAGCTCGGTTGACATTCCCGGTGGCACGATCAAATCACGCGGCGGCGAAATCCTCCTGCGCACCACGGGCAAATCCTACACCGGCCCTGAGTTTGCCGACATTCCCGTCATTACCCGAAACAACGGAACCATTATACGTCTCGGCGACATCGCCGAGATCGACGACGGCTTTGTCGATGACCCGCTGATCACGAATTTCAACAGCAAGCGGGCCGTTGTCCTGAGCATTTTCGCGGTCGGCGACGAGAGCGTTCTGGATATCGCCAAACGGGTCCGGAAATTTGCCGACGACTTCGAAGCACAGTTGCCATCCGGCATCCAGATCGAACCTTTCCGCGATCTCACTTACTATTTGAAAGGCCGCCTACAAATGCTGATCCAGAACGGGATCTTCGGCCTAATGCTGGTCTTTGCCGTCCTGACCCTGTTCCTGCGTCCCTCGCTGGCCATCTTCGTCATATTGGGCATTCCGATTTCCTTCCTCGGTGCCCTGCTCTTCCTCCCCGGGCTGAACATCAGCATCAACCTCGCATCGCTCTTTGGTTTTATTCTCGTGCTGGGGATCGTGGTGGACGATGCCATCATTGTCGGGGAGAGCGTCTTCACCCAGTTCCAAAAACACGGCGGTCCCGGTGTGGAAGCCTCAGTCGCCGGCACCCACAAAGTCTCGATCCCGGTCACTTTTGCCGTCCTCACCACCATCGTCGCGTTCTTGCCCATTCTCACGATTCCCGGCTTCCTCGGGAAGTTCTTCTTTCCGATTCCGGTCGTCGTCATCGCCACCCTGATCTGGTCGCTCATCGAGTCCAAACTCGTCCTGCCCTATCATCTGACGCTCTGCCGTGTGGGCGGAGGCGACCGCGAAAAGCTAGGCTGGCTACGACGTCAGCAACGCAGGATCGCAGACGGACTCGAACGCTTAATCGAGAAGTACTACCGCCCCTTCGTCCGCCTCGTCATCCGTTTTCGCTATGCCACCGTAGCCACTTTCATCGGCATCCTAATGCTGATGATCGGCATGCTCGCGGGCCGGCACATGCCTTTTGTCTTCTTCCCCGAAGTGCCTTCCGACTACATCGTGGCCAGTCTCGTCATGCCGGAGGGCACCCCTTTCGAGCTCACCGAGAAAGCCATCCGTCAAATGGAGTCCGGACTGGATGAACTGATTGAAGAGATCAAGAAGGAGGGCCACGGCGAACCGTTCCAGAATGTCATCATCACCCTCGGCTCCCAACCCTTCGGTTCCAGCGGAGGTCCGATGGGTACTAGCGTGACACAGACGAAATCGAACATAGGGGAGATCGTGGTCGAATTGATCAAGCGCGAAGACCTGGCCGGCGGGGGTGACATCGAGACACTGTCCGCTCCCAACTTGGCCAACCGCTGGCGCGAGCGCATCGGCCCGATTGCAGGGGCCAAGGAACTGACCTTCAATGCCAATGCCGCCGGCGGGGCCGGCAGCCCGATCGACATCCAGTTGTCCGGACGTGATTTTGCACAGTTGCAAGCCGCCTCGGAAGCCATCAAGGCCAAGCTGGCCACCTACGAAGGCCTCTACGACATCCGGGACAACTACAGTAGCGGCAAACGCGAGATTCAATTGGACATCAAAGCTGCCGCACAAGCCCTCGGGCTCCGTCAAAGCGATCTGGGGAACCAGGTGCGGGCCGCCTTTTACGGGGTCGAAGCCCAGCGCATCCAGCGTGGACGCGACGACATCAAGGTCATGGTCCGCTATCCGCCGGAAGAACGGCGCTCGGTTGAAAACCTCGACGAGCTACGGATCCGTACCCCCGAAGGAAAAGAAGTACCCTTCGAGGCAGTGGCCGACTTCGACATCGACGACGGGTTTTCCACGATCACCAGGGTGGATCGCCGCAGGGTACTGAATATCACAGCCAATGCCGATAAGAACGTGGCGGACCTGGTCTTGATCAAGGCCGACTTGCGCGGGGATGACGAAGCGCATGGCTATCTCAGGCAAATCATGAAGGACTATCCCGGAGTCTCCTGGTCCTTTGAAGGGGAAGCCCGTGAACAGGCCGACATCTTCGCCAACCTGAAATACATGACCCTGATCGCCCTTTTCATCATTTATGCGCTCCTCGCAGTGCCCTTGAAGTCCTACATCCAGCCTTTCATCGTCATGATCGTCATCCCTTTCGGCCTCATTGGAGCCATCGGAGGGCACTTTCTGATGGGACAATCGATGAGCATCCTTTCCATACTCGGCTTCGTTGCGCTGGCGGGCGTCGTTGTCAACGACAGCCTCGTCCTTGTCGACTTCATCAATCAGGAACGAGCCGCAGGCATGCCCATCCGGAAAGCCATCGAAGAGGCCGGCGCCATGCGCTTCCGCCCGATCGTACTCACCTCCTTGACCACCTTCGTCGGCCTGCTTCCGCTACTCTTTGAAACCAGCCTGCAGGCACAATTCCTGATCCCAATGGCCACCTCGCTCAGCTTTGGCGTGCTCTTTGCCACCGCCATGACACTCCTGTTGGTCCCCGCCTTCTACTCGATCCTCGAAGACATCCATGACCTCGCAGGGAAGGCCTGGAAGGCCATCCGAAATGGGCTCGGCCGCTAG
- a CDS encoding tetratricopeptide repeat protein: MLSRFSILLICLTPLAAAQTDFASERLLGIANKEEKIYKKIAEDPEFYSATDLDRHIQELVDAYRSYLADNPDDPSAYILYGKLLRRLDENEQAFESFLKADELDPNIAVVKQQIGTHLAEQGKGKAALTFYLRAVDLEPETAVYHFALGQLLYRFRDDFLKENIFTRDALDREMLRAFRQAAVLEPENFDFQMRLGEAYYDLASPDWKAALLHWKKLAKTADSDLRLEIIHLHQARTLGKLGRYEEAQELADTVQTPGLQYSKNVVLDEIRQH; encoded by the coding sequence ATGCTTTCCCGATTCAGCATCCTACTCATTTGCCTGACACCACTGGCCGCCGCCCAGACCGACTTCGCCTCGGAACGCCTCCTCGGCATCGCCAACAAAGAGGAAAAGATCTACAAGAAGATCGCGGAGGACCCGGAGTTCTATTCCGCGACGGACCTGGACCGGCACATCCAGGAACTGGTCGATGCCTACCGCTCCTATCTGGCCGACAACCCCGATGATCCGAGTGCCTACATCCTCTACGGGAAGCTGCTCCGCCGCCTGGACGAGAATGAGCAGGCCTTTGAGTCCTTTCTCAAGGCCGACGAATTGGACCCGAACATCGCCGTGGTCAAACAACAAATCGGCACCCATTTGGCCGAACAAGGCAAAGGGAAGGCGGCCCTTACTTTCTACCTGCGGGCAGTCGACCTCGAACCCGAGACTGCGGTCTACCACTTTGCATTGGGACAGTTACTCTACAGGTTTCGTGACGATTTCCTGAAGGAGAACATCTTCACACGCGACGCACTGGACCGTGAGATGCTGCGCGCGTTCCGGCAGGCCGCCGTACTGGAACCCGAGAATTTCGATTTCCAGATGCGCTTGGGGGAAGCTTACTACGACCTAGCCAGCCCCGACTGGAAAGCCGCCCTGCTGCACTGGAAGAAACTGGCGAAAACCGCCGACAGCGACCTGCGCCTCGAAATCATCCACCTGCACCAAGCCCGGACACTCGGCAAATTGGGCCGCTACGAAGAAGCCCAAGAGTTGGCCGACACCGTGCAGACCCCCGGTCTGCAATACTCGAAAAACGTCGTCCTCGATGAAATCCGCCAGCACTAG
- the ahcY gene encoding adenosylhomocysteinase, giving the protein MSTLTETKTDYKVKDINLADFGRKEIEIAQHEMPGLMATREKYAKEQPLKGVRVMGSLHMTVQTAVLIETLKELGADVRWCSCNIFSTQDHAAAYVAKHLDVPVFAWKGETLEEYWWCTYQAMTWPDGSGPQLIVDDGGDATLLIHKGYELEDGDDWVNSDSESMEEAVIKNLLKKVKAESPNHWHEVVKDWSGVSEETTTGVHRLYEMHKNGKLLVPAINVNDSVTKSKFDNLYGCRESLIDGIKRATDVMVAGKVAVICGYGDVGKGCAAAMRGMGAQVVVTEVDPICALQAAMEGYRVLTVEDTLGWGDIYVTTTGNYGIISADAMSKMKDQAIVCNIGHFDNEIEVSKLSDMPGVEVEEIKPDDQGAVDKYTFPGGNSIYLLAKGRLVNLGCATGHPSFVMSNSFTNQALAQIELWKQVEKYTPGVYILPKHIDEEVARLHLEKIGCKLTTLTEKQAAYIGVKVEGPYKAEHYRY; this is encoded by the coding sequence ATGAGTACACTAACCGAGACCAAGACCGACTATAAGGTCAAAGACATCAACTTGGCCGACTTCGGCCGCAAGGAAATCGAGATCGCGCAGCATGAGATGCCGGGTCTCATGGCGACACGTGAGAAATACGCGAAGGAGCAACCGCTGAAGGGCGTTCGTGTCATGGGCTCCCTGCACATGACGGTTCAGACTGCGGTCCTGATTGAAACCCTGAAGGAGTTGGGGGCGGATGTGCGCTGGTGCTCCTGCAATATTTTCTCCACCCAGGATCACGCCGCAGCCTATGTGGCCAAGCATCTGGATGTTCCGGTCTTCGCCTGGAAGGGGGAGACGCTGGAAGAATATTGGTGGTGCACCTATCAGGCCATGACTTGGCCGGACGGTTCCGGCCCGCAGCTGATCGTCGACGATGGCGGGGATGCCACCCTGCTGATCCATAAGGGCTATGAGCTCGAGGATGGCGATGACTGGGTCAATTCCGACTCGGAGAGCATGGAAGAAGCCGTGATCAAGAACCTCCTCAAGAAGGTCAAGGCCGAGAGCCCGAACCACTGGCATGAGGTGGTGAAGGACTGGTCGGGTGTTTCAGAGGAAACCACCACCGGCGTGCACCGTCTCTACGAGATGCACAAAAACGGCAAGTTGCTGGTGCCTGCCATCAACGTGAACGACTCGGTGACAAAGTCGAAGTTCGACAATCTTTATGGCTGCCGCGAGTCCCTCATCGACGGCATCAAGCGTGCCACCGACGTCATGGTGGCCGGCAAGGTGGCCGTTATCTGCGGATATGGTGATGTGGGCAAAGGCTGTGCCGCTGCCATGCGTGGCATGGGCGCCCAGGTCGTTGTGACCGAGGTCGACCCGATCTGTGCGCTGCAGGCAGCCATGGAAGGCTACCGTGTGCTGACGGTCGAAGATACGCTGGGCTGGGGGGATATTTATGTGACCACGACCGGTAACTACGGAATCATTTCAGCCGACGCGATGTCCAAGATGAAGGACCAGGCGATCGTTTGTAATATCGGCCACTTCGACAACGAGATCGAAGTCAGCAAGCTGAGCGACATGCCCGGTGTCGAAGTCGAGGAAATCAAGCCCGACGATCAAGGGGCGGTGGATAAGTACACCTTCCCTGGAGGCAACAGCATTTACCTCTTGGCCAAAGGTCGTCTGGTGAACCTCGGTTGCGCGACCGGACACCCGTCTTTCGTCATGTCGAACAGCTTCACCAACCAGGCCCTGGCCCAGATCGAACTCTGGAAGCAGGTCGAGAAATACACTCCGGGTGTTTACATCCTGCCGAAGCACATCGACGAGGAAGTCGCCCGTCTGCACTTGGAGAAGATCGGTTGCAAGCTGACCACGCTGACCGAAAAGCAGGCGGCGTATATCGGGGTCAAAGTCGAGGGCCCCTATAAGGCCGAGCACTACCGCTACTAG
- the metK gene encoding methionine adenosyltransferase — MSNQFIFSSESVGEGHPDKVADYISDSILDACLEQDPASRVACETLVKSNCVILAGEITTNAKLNYEAIVRQAIREIGYVNDDDVFHADKVFISNILTAQSSDIAQGVDASSAEGKDTAEQGAGDQGIMFGYACTQTPEFMPAPVMFAHRLLREMARQRKEVQVPWLRPDVKSQVAVEYDGNKIVGIKNVVISTQHTEAVSKAQIREFCIEEVIRKVLPVELLKDDTEYLINPTGKFVIGGPQGDAGLTGRKIIVDTYGGWARHGGGAFSGKDPSKVDRSAAYFTRWVAKNIVAAGLAEACELEVAYAIGHPYPTSIHVDTFGTGTVEDSKIAEAAQKVFSFKPADIVSQLDLLRPIYRESTHYGHFAKENLPWESTAKAEALKAAL; from the coding sequence ATGAGCAATCAGTTTATCTTTTCATCCGAGTCCGTTGGTGAGGGCCACCCCGACAAAGTTGCCGATTATATTTCCGACAGTATCCTCGACGCGTGTCTTGAGCAGGACCCTGCCAGCCGTGTTGCCTGTGAGACTCTGGTGAAAAGCAACTGTGTGATTCTCGCGGGAGAGATCACCACGAATGCGAAGCTCAACTACGAAGCCATTGTACGCCAGGCGATCCGGGAGATCGGCTACGTGAACGACGACGATGTCTTCCATGCCGACAAGGTCTTCATTTCGAATATTCTGACCGCACAATCGTCCGACATTGCCCAGGGGGTCGACGCTTCGTCTGCAGAGGGGAAGGATACCGCCGAGCAGGGAGCCGGAGATCAGGGAATCATGTTCGGCTATGCCTGCACCCAGACACCCGAGTTCATGCCGGCACCGGTCATGTTTGCCCACCGCTTGCTCCGTGAGATGGCCCGTCAGCGCAAGGAAGTTCAAGTGCCTTGGTTGCGTCCGGATGTGAAAAGCCAGGTCGCGGTGGAGTACGATGGTAACAAGATCGTTGGGATCAAGAATGTGGTCATCTCAACGCAGCATACCGAGGCGGTGAGCAAGGCCCAGATTCGTGAATTCTGTATCGAAGAGGTGATCCGCAAGGTGCTTCCGGTTGAATTGCTAAAGGATGACACCGAATACCTGATCAACCCGACCGGCAAGTTCGTGATCGGGGGCCCGCAAGGGGATGCCGGCTTGACCGGCCGTAAGATCATCGTGGATACATACGGCGGTTGGGCCCGTCATGGCGGTGGGGCCTTTTCCGGCAAGGATCCGTCCAAGGTGGACCGCTCGGCCGCTTATTTTACGCGTTGGGTCGCTAAGAATATCGTGGCGGCCGGACTGGCCGAAGCTTGCGAGTTGGAGGTGGCCTATGCGATCGGGCACCCGTATCCGACCAGCATCCACGTGGACACCTTCGGTACCGGCACTGTCGAGGACAGCAAGATCGCCGAGGCCGCCCAGAAAGTCTTCAGCTTCAAACCGGCGGATATCGTCAGCCAACTGGATCTCCTTCGACCGATTTACCGCGAGTCCACCCATTACGGGCACTTCGCGAAGGAAAACCTGCCATGGGAGTCCACCGCGAAGGCGGAGGCGCTTAAGGCGGCACTGTAG
- a CDS encoding site-2 protease family protein: MTPEHLANGLILYLILVICLSVHEWAHAFVADKLGDTTPRSQGRVTLNPIAHMDLIGTVILPLVMILFNPGFVIFGWGKPVMIDKRKFKNWKRDDILVSMAGPASNLLLCVLATIVGGFLMRFNPELSDLFVRFIVVNAILLVFNLVPIPPLDGSHVLKHLIGMKELTYFKLSRYGFLILLVLINFPPFQKAIGIAMFAVTGVFTNLAQIIAGG; this comes from the coding sequence ATGACACCCGAACACCTGGCCAACGGCCTGATTTTATACCTGATCCTTGTGATTTGCCTGAGCGTACACGAATGGGCCCATGCCTTCGTGGCCGACAAGCTGGGAGACACGACACCGCGGTCCCAAGGACGTGTCACCCTGAACCCGATTGCGCACATGGACCTGATCGGCACGGTCATCCTGCCGCTGGTTATGATTCTCTTCAATCCGGGCTTCGTGATCTTCGGCTGGGGCAAGCCGGTCATGATCGACAAACGCAAGTTCAAGAACTGGAAGCGCGACGATATCCTCGTCAGCATGGCCGGGCCGGCCTCCAACCTTCTGCTCTGTGTTCTGGCAACCATCGTCGGCGGCTTTCTCATGCGCTTCAATCCGGAACTCTCGGATCTCTTCGTCCGCTTCATTGTGGTCAATGCCATTCTTCTGGTCTTCAACCTTGTCCCCATTCCGCCCCTCGACGGTTCGCATGTATTGAAACACCTGATCGGGATGAAGGAGCTCACCTACTTCAAACTGTCTCGCTACGGTTTTCTCATACTTCTCGTCCTGATCAACTTCCCCCCGTTCCAGAAAGCCATCGGCATTGCCATGTTCGCGGTGACGGGTGTCTTCACGAATCTGGCTCAAATCATTGCCGGCGGATGA